The genomic stretch CTAAGATTAAATATAAAACTATATCCTCAACTTCGGGAGGGGGGGGGTTGAAATCGAGAATATAGACTATAGAAATTAACCTCGGGATTAACTTGAATGTACGAGAGACTAACTTGGAAAGTCTCTTTTGACTTCGATCTTTATATAAGTATTATCTCTGAAAAAAATACTTTTCACCTTAAATAATTCTATGTAAATAATATCTGCGTATAAATCAGGACCATGTCGCGCTGACAGGGACGTCAGCCGCATTTTCCCTCGACAAAACCAGAATTCTAAACACCACTGCAGTATTCTCTCCATTTGAGTGAGTTTCACATCCGTCCACCAGTTACTCCACTTTGAGTTCATTCAATTACTTGAACCAAAACAGATGATGGAGCAGAACATCTTACAACATTGTATGAACGAAACGGAAAAAACTGCACGCGGCTAGAAGTTGGAATACAGAGTCTGTAGAAAAATGTCATGGAAGAAACTCTTAGAAAGAACAATCTGCAATCtaggagaaagagaaaagaataaaGATACACATTGATCTTAAGGCAATTCTAGCATAATCTTGACAGAACAACCATCTAATTAAAAGATGTACACATACTAAACTAGTAAACATTTCATGAACCAGAACTTCATGAACAACTCTCTTCTGTTACATTGCAGACAAGCATCTGTTTGCAGGTAGAAGaatgtgctgctgctgctgctgcttccaccAATCAAGGAAACTGGAAGCTCATGTAATCCCTTCTTGCCCCAGCTGGGGGGCTGATGTACACCCAGAGCAAAGACACCACAATGGAGATCAACCCAGACCACACAAACACGATGGTCGGCACCTTCCCCCTCCTCCCCATCAACCCTTTAGCAAACGGGTACAGATGGCACAGCACCCAGAAGCTGAAGAACACCCCTCCCGCAAGCTTACTCCACTGCGGGAATTGGCTGTACATCGTCCTCGCAATCCCCACGGCTATGGCTATCGTGTTCACCATCATGATCGTGATCGGGGGAACCATCAGATAGCTCCACTTCACCATGTACAGCTCCGCCAAGGCGTCCTCCCCGTCGTCGGTCGCCGGCTTCGACGTCAGGGTGAACGATATGTCCACCCCGGCAATCACCTTCAGCAGGCCTTGGAGCACCGCAGCGGGGTGCGCGCTGGTGCCTCCGATCAACCAGAACTGCTCGTTCCTCCACCACTCGTGCAGTGTGATCCCCGACCACTTGATCTCCAGCAGCGCCAGCAAGCAGAGAGTGAGGGTGATGGCCAGGAGGAAGATTAGGAATGTTATGCTCAGAGACTGCACGATGAACTGGCCTGTGAACAGGGAGATCGCCGGTAGCACGCAGTAGACGGTGAGGAAGATGGAGGTGAAGGGGTAGATGCCGACGCTGAAGTAGGCCACCCGCTGCAGGAACTTCATCCGCCTGCTGGCGAAGAGCGCGTTGTTCTGCGAGAAGAAGATCTCGACGGAGCCCGTGGCCCATCGGAGCACCTGATGCAGCCTGTCGGTGAGGTTTATGGGAGCTGTTCCTCTGAAAGCGTCGCGCTTGGTGACGCAGTAGATGGACCTCCACCCCCGGTTGTGCATCCTGTAACCCGTCACCACGTCCTCCGTGACCGAGCCGTAGATCCACCCAACTCGCCCGCCCCACTCCGTCTTGTCCTCGTAGAAGCAGGAGATGACGCTGATCGCTTCGGCGACCGTCGCGGCGTCGAGCGGCTCCCGCGGCACCGCCAGAGAGCCGGCCGGCCTGCCCTGTCCAGCTCCGGCCATGTCCTGCAGCAGTCTACCTTGGTATTCAGCTACCGGAATGGACGCCACCAGGGTGGCCGAGCTCCCAAACCTCTTCGGCAGAAGCGCCGACTCGACATCCCCTTCGTCGTTGTCGTCATCTCCGATGGGCGGCAGTACGATGTCGTTCTCCTCTCGGTCATGCTTCTTCCCCATCGTGGGCTTCCTAAGCAGGAAAAGCTTGGTCTTCTTCCTTCCGAACCATCCATGGTGCTCGGTGGCACGGGGCGGGCTGAACCCGTAGAGGGCCGTCCTTCGAAAGATGCAGCCAGTGCCGACGTACATCGGGCCTTGCAGTCCGTCCATGGCCCTCATGGTGACGTCGAAGAAGACCAAGTTGTGGTTGGCGTATCTGTCGCTGGGGTCGACGCCCTCGAACCTCTGAGGGAACTGGACGTAGCAGATCCTGTCGCCGCCCCGGTCAAGCATGAAGCACATGCCTTCTCTCAGAGCCAAGGAGTTGTAGATGTAGTGATCGCAGTCCAGGTTGAGGATGAAGGGGCCGTTCGACATAATGGCGCTCGTCCTGACGAGAGCGTTCATGGCGCCCGCCTTCTTGTTGTGATCGTATCCCGGTCTCTTCTCCCGCGAGACGTAGACGAGCATCGGGAGTCTGACGTCCACGTCGGTGGTGTCGACGAGGTTGTTCTCTTGGGTCGCGGCGGTGCCCATCACTGGTTCGGAGTTGGGAGGAGCAAGCATTACCTGCGCACGATGATGAGATGAGATCCATATCCTACCTACGACACTGAAATTGATGCAGAGAGAGGCACGATCGCCACTGTACCTGAATGATACCGGCATGATCGCCTCTGGAGTGATCTGCCGCAGTCGAAAACCATGTCCCAGGCCAGTGTGATCCGTCGGACATCCAGGTTGCCTTGACGAACTCGGTGGGCTCAGAGACGTCCTCCTTCACCTCCTCCCACTTCTTCTTAGCTCGTAGCTCTTCGTGGGCATTGTAAGCGTCGGACCGCCTCCTGATGGATTCCGGCAGAGAGTTTATACGCACTCTGAACTCATCGTACTCCCTCTTCACCTTCCTCCTCTCTCGGACGAAGTCCAGCCGGACTTTGTTCTTTAGGAAGTCGCGTTTCTGGCCAAAGTAGGCCTCGGGATTCCTCGGCTCTATGGCGTGCTTCCTGCAGAAGGGGACCCAAATCCTCGCGAAGCTTGCCGTCTCCGCAAGAGCTTCAAACGTGAGAAGAGAACCGCCGTCGTCTGACAGGTAGCAAGCAAGCTTCTCGACAGGGTAGTCGACGGCGAGGATGGAGAGGATGGTGTTTGCCGTGACGAGAGGGGGCTCCTTCTCTGGATCTGCAGTGGAGACGAAGACATCTACTCCAGGGAGATCGGACCGGCCTTTGGGATTGCGGATGCTTGGGGACTCGAAGCGCTCCTTGAGAACCGAGAGGTCGGTGGCGCGGTTCACTGGGCAGAGCTTGGGAAGCTGGTCTAACAGCCAAGAGAAGGCAAACCAGACCTCGCAGGCCACAGACATGGCCCATAGCCATATAGCGTCGTGATTTGGGTGCCGGATTCTCCAGGTCAGGAAGAGGCCGAGGGCGACGAGGCGAATGAAGATGAGCAACCTGAGACTCAAGAATTGGAAACAAGTCATTTCTGAACctaaaaatctcaaattttttttTCGCCAATCTTAACTGCATGAAGAAAAAGACAAACATAAATGCATGGTTTGTGATTTCTAATGAATCAATGCTTAATCATGTTCAAGATCTGTTCTTTGAATCCTCTGTTACCTGTATGGGCTGAGAATTGCTTGGGACACTCCCTTCTTCCTGGTAAGCGGCCTCCTGCATCTTCCCTCGAAGTCGGGCGGCTCCTCGAACCCCTTGAACCCCACGCCACCACCGCCGTTCCCATCTCTCGGCCACACCGCATTCCCGTAGCCGTAAGTGCCCTTGGTCTCGAAAAGCCAGCGGTTGTGGTCGAAATCCCCTCCCTGGTTCGGGGCGCCTTTCATCGATTTCACGATCGAGAGCCTCCTCCCGGCCTTGAACTCTGCCATGGAGGTCAGGGGAAGGGGTCGGTCCTCGGTCTCCGATGCCGAGTCCTCGTCGTCGGTCACCGTCCCGTAGGGCTCCTTGCACCCGGGACACTGACCCCCGCCGCTCCCGGCGCACTCCAGGTAGCAGTCCTTGCATATCATGAACCCGCACTCGCACGGAGGCTTGGATCCGCTGAGGAACGCCCCGCCGTCGCAGCCCTTCATCTTGCAGAACATCCCGGTGGACTTGGCCACCGAGGCGCCGTCCGCGGAGCACTCGATGACGTGGCCGCGGGTGACGCAGTTCAACCCACCGGTGAAGATGGTGCCGGAGATGTAGCTCCGCTGGGGCCGCGACTCCGGCTCGAGGGCCTCCtcggcctccgccgccgccgccgcctggcGGTCGGGGGTCGGCGGGATGTGGACGGTGTAGCGGACAAACTCGGAGGTCAGTTCTTGACTCTCGTCGTTAGCAGCCATGGAGCAGTACcttccgccgccaccgccgctggAGACACGGTGGCTGCTCCGCCTGGCGGCGGCCGCTGGGGAGTCAGGGGTGTTGGAGAAGGAGTGGCGCGGGACCGGGCTCGTCAAGCCGATGCTCCGCCTGAGGGCCCCATCCCCACCTCCCTTCCCGCCGGACGAAGACACGGTGATCGTCACCGGAGAAGCAGGAGACGACGCCCGCCGAGCCATCATTCCCCCTCTTCCCGCTTCTTCGAGATCAAGAAAAGGCAAAACGAAGCAGTGATCGAAGCAAGGAGACAATGTAAgagacgaagaggaggaggagagcggaGCCTGAGAGCGCATAAACTAATTTTGACAAGGATTTAAAGAACGTTGAAGCCGAGACGGTAAGTAAAGCGGGTTTGAAggcggaaagaaaaagaagagcagACAAAAACCGAAGCGCAACGGAAGAAAACAGAAAAGTCGCGCACAACGGTCGCATTCGAACACGCCCACCAACGTTCGAATGATCCGGACGGTCCGCTTCTGTGCACTTTCAACTGACACCGTCGGATGGCTCCCAATAATCGTATTTCAAACACCGACGGCCGGATGGCAACCGAGCCGTCAACGATCGGAGAGACGATCCTGACCCCACAATATCCTAACGTTAACCGGGTGCACAACCCGGAGCTGGAGTACATCAATTGGACGGTCAAGATTGCACGTCATTCCGACGATGCAAATGCACGAAATTTAAAGGGATCATCAAACAATATACTTCGCTAAGAGAGTCCTCCTTTACAGTTCCATATAGAAGAGAAGCAGCAGTGCATGTACAGTAGTTACAATTATCATTTACAAGAGGAAAACCTCCTCCTGATGTATACAAAACAACCTGAACAAAATGGTCAGCTGAGGAGCATCAACAAATATGAATtcacaaagagaaagaaaaaaaagaaaagaaaatatcctTTTTCCTATCTCACGTTATATAACAATCACAATGTACAGTTCCATCAATCGGGTGTTAATAAGATTGTAAGAAGGAGATTAAGTCAGCAAGTACCAGCACGTCCTGCCATCTATCACTTGAAAAAGGATTTCCAAGGATGAAGTCCTGGGGATGCTCTCTTCCATCAGGAAGGGTGGGCAGATGATCCAGTTCTTCGTCTAGTTGGGTTGCTGCAAAATTAGGTTGAAAATGAGCACTGACAGGTAGAAGTTCATCAAAACCAGGGATAACATAAAATATTTCTAAGACTTCTATTTTGTATTTCTTTCAGTGTAGTCATAGGCAAAGCACAATAGCAACAGTAAGTACATTTGACCATCAAAAGCTTTGAGATTGTTAAAAAATAAATACCAGCTACAGTTCAGCAAGTAAAATTCAGCCATTAAAAGATAAGATATTACCAACTGCAATTTtgtaaaacaaaaaggaaaatgatagtTAGAAGATAAGTTGGTTTAGTAATTTTTTCAGCATTATTTGAAATTTGGAAATTGAAGGAGGATTATGCATACAAAGGTAAAATCCTACAACTGCAGAATGTGTTCTAAATATTATAAATTGGAATTGAGGACTGATAAAAGAGATTTCCTGTATTCATCACATGTCTCTGTCTTGTGGATGACACGATAAGAATATTCACAATTTGCTTTGACAACATGAAATATCTTAATCCTAATTGGAAATGTTCTATCTCCCAAGTTTAATCCTAATCCAGGCACCAACATTCGCAAAGGGATAGTGCAGGGCACACATCTGTGGTTATGGTGCAGAAAAGCTCCCCCCATCTCTTTGAGAGTGTTGAGACATGGGGTTGAGACAAAACCTTCAGACATGAATATAACCTCCTAAATCTTGTTTCAGTGTCTCTGTTGCAATTATAATGAATAATGAACCAATTATGTGATTGTAAAAGTAAAAATTCTTCGGAAACTTACTTGGGTATATGATTGCTCATCGTATATTGCAACACCACAAGTCCCAGATGTGGAAGCCCAATTCTGGAAGCTAGCATCATATCCAGACCTGGGTGTCTCAAACTGATTCACCTGATAATCTATTGTACTTTCCTGTAAACTATTTTCGGCATCAGGCTTGAATGTTCTATCACTGAGCAAATTCTGACCATAGGACTGGTACGGGTATTGTCCTCCTAGCTGAAGCCTCAAACATGCATTTGGGCTAAACTCATGCAAGGAATCCTCCTGAACTGGCTCATTTGCATCTGTTTGTTTTCCTGTGCTGAAGTAAGCAGGATAATTTTGAAGAGATGTGTCTGTGGAGCAgccaacatctctgaaaaaccaaAAAATAGCATATCAATCATTATACAAGGAGGTTGGACAACATTGAATTTTCTTTAATCAATTGAAACTGGAAGGTCATGGATGATGATCATGTCATGATGATACATGTGCTTTGGTGACCATCTTAAATGGCTGGCAGTTTAACATATCATGTCCTTGTCAATATTTTTCCCTTGAATCAAGCAAGAGTAACAATCAGAAACTACAATACAATTGCTTcccaaaattatattaattaaaaagtcaaaaaatcacaaaaattgCAGTAAAATTAGTGGATACCTATTTAAAGCACCTTGGCTGACAATTAAAAAAGTCCAagatcaaaatgaaagaaaaataaaaagtttaGATTGGCTTAAGAAATCATTCCAGCCCATCATTTTATATTCAAAAAGAGTCTAACCCGTATGCATCCCATACACATCAGGTAAAATACATTTCCAACGTTACGTTTAAGCTTAAGCAAAATGACCAATTTCCATTCTTTAATAAATGGGTCAGTTGAGATGCTAGAGGCCCTATGATGTTTAAGCTATGATGCTACTGGCCCTATGATGTTTGAATAAATGGGTCATTCTCCATCATTTTGTTTAAGCTAAAGCAAAAAAAAACCAATCAGTGTGATATAACTATATACCCCTAAACTACAACTGAGCAAATAAAGAATGTCATAGATAATAGGAGAGTACAAATaattatatcttaaaaattatTACATCTACTCACTAAATGAAGAATGATGCAAGGCAATTGGATTGCCTTCTCACCTCTGAGGTATCAAATTAGCATCTTGTGGAAGCATCAATTGCTGACCATCATTGTTATGAAGCCATTGCAATGGTGAGGCTCCTTGCGCACAGCCTAATCCCGAGGACAAATGCATGTCATTTTGGAACTACAGAAGTGGCAAATTTTTATCATCTTGTTGTGATTGATCAATGAACATGCAACGTTTCCTTGCATAGGGAAGTGATTGGCTGAAAGAAAGCACAAGATCACTAAAAGCTTCTTTACCTGGCCACTGCATTCTAAAGAAATAAGTTGCTTTCCATAGTTTTCCTGTCAAGACAAAGAAAATGAAGCAGTTTCAAGTGGGAAAAACTAAAGTAGATAATGACAATAATTCACAAACTACATTGTAAACAGCAGATAATGGTTCCATTGACGTAAAGTAGTTTACATTTTATGAGGTTCATATACGAAAACTGTGTTGAGAATCTTGAGATATTATCTCAAGTTCTCAACTGAATAATTGCTAAACATAGTGATGCTATCTGAActgttattttattttcttctttcttttggggTTAAGAGGGGGAAGGATATAGTAATGGAATATTTTAAGACCAAAGAATTTATCATGAGATAGAAAATCTAAAATTTTCACAGATAACTacaaatatttaatattagaACACCTCAATTTTCTCCTATCAGGAAAATAATAAGATGATCCTGTTGTATACGAGCTTAGTTTTTGGACCACAATGTGGGTCTCTTTTTTAAGTTGCTGAGCTAGTAGACTACTTAGGTTGCAATGAAGTCCATCTTTATGCTCCTGATTTCCCTGCCTGCTAGTCATAGCAGACTCAAAAAAGGATTCTGCATAGGGTGGTGTCATAACAAAGATGCAAAGGAGCTCATGATATCCCCCAAGTTAGGAGTGTTTTTGATGAGAAAGAGATATGAATGAGAGAGATTCTTATGTATAAGATAGCGTAATTGCTCCATATCAACATGGCTATGTTATTGCATTCAACAATAAAGATGAGCTAAAATGATGCAACGTTTTATCAGCAATATCCATATAAACTAATGCAAACTATTTACATGGAAAAGAATAAAATCTACAGTAGAATGGCCAATTTATTAGGCATGGTTCATGAATCTACTATTTTAAAATAGTATGTTACCTTATGCGCCTGAATACGGCTAAGAGATTCCTTGAGAGACTGTTCCATAGCCCTAATATGGTCTATGttattaatcttatctggatcggTCCAATAACtgaaaagaaaatgcaaaaatgttaaaaatttaaGGAATAACACTCATGATTTGGATTTACTGGTAACTCCTACTTATTATAGTCTTCCAGCAGCATTCAGCATTATATTACTCGATGAATGATCAGAAAAATTAGGTGTGCATTAACTCCAGTATGTAGTTGGACAATATGTTACATATATATTGGACTGTAGAATAGCAGCTAGCATAAGTGGCAACTGTCTCATTTGCATGAACAGACAAAAGTCCTATCAGTAAATAGATCTGGAGGAGACTACGTCCTGCAGGTGCTTTTCTAAGTTCATATGTCTCTGGTAGCATCTATTGACCAGCAATCATAAGACACATAGTTTGATCTTAAAGAGACCTTCTATACTTGTCAAGGGCTAGagcaattataaaatatatacccATGTTCCTGCTATTGCATCTGCTTTATATTCTAATATCTAAGGTACCATGTTTCTGCTTTTGCATCTGTTTCTTATTCTAATACCCAATCTTTTATCTTACCCACCAGTGTGTACGAAAAACAACAGGATACCATTAAACCAACATTTGAGTtgagttatggaatattgttcTCAAGTAAGCTCCATTAAGGTTTAAGGTTGATGTCCTAAACCAACTACCTACTGCATCACAACTTACATGCTCTTGGAGACAGGATAAATGTGGAATCACCAATGTGAACTGCAAGATTACCAAGAATGTATCACACTTTTGTTCATAAAAGACTAATATATTCTATGACATATATGGCAATGTCATTATAATGATCACAAAAGGCATTTATTAACTTTTCATATAGCCTTTTTGTAATGGCTTTCTTTTCCTTCTAATTAGTTCCAAGACAAATATAAGTATtctcataatctcatcatgaggCCTCAATCAACACTTAATAAGCCTATATTCTCAAATGCTTCTCCATATCTATATTCTCAATACTACTGCTAATATTCCTTTTATATTTTTAACTTTTTACAAACATATCTTCACTGGTTTTATGATGTATAGATCTCCATGCCTTCATATATTCCTCATTTATCTTCTTTCCTAGGACCCTCTCAAGTGCCACTAAGTAGATAAACAAGAATACACCAGTATTCAACATTTTGAAGGCATGGCATACTAACACATTTTTCTTTTCTGTCTCTCTCTACTTTGTTAGCTGGATGAAGTTAAGACTTACCCATCGGATCTTTGACAACTAATTGCCAGCAAAATTTTGTTGTTGTTCATCTGCTAAGTGTCCCATTATGACCTTAAATCTGGTTGTTGTATTAGTTTGTCATCCATAACTCAAAGCATTTACATAAAGTCATCAAAATACGTccttcttgatattcacaataagTTCATCTAAAATATGTATGTGATAAATGGTCACCATCAGTAGGAACTAGGAAGTATGCTGTTGATCACCATGATTATTCTTTAAACTTTTTAACACCATATAAATGCATTTGTTGCGACATTGAAATACCTAATCACCAAGATTCTTGCATCTTGTAACAAAAATGATTCATACTAATAAAACATGACCAATGAAACAAGAGATTATTTGAGTGGTACATCTAGACCTCAATTGTGAGTCTGTCAGCACTCCTCAAGTCTAGATTTTCATCATGGCTACTTAATAGGCATCTATAATGGTTTATTCAACTGTTTTATGTTAAGATTCCAAGGCAGAGGACAATATGAGTCTCATAAGCTTTGTGTCCTTCCTCTTCTTTAAATGCTATGCTAAAACAGGGCAAATGAAGCCACAGCAGTTGCATAATCATAAACCGCAACATAAAGTCCCGAACTGCAACTGTTTCTTGTTTATTTGTAGACCTCTCAATTTGCCTTAGAACTTCATCAACAATCTTGTCTTTGTTGATATGGATGGCATATCTGATAGGGAAGACTAGCGGGTAGAGTTAACTAATAGGAAGATCAAGATGTACAACATAAATACCAAAAATACTTTACAGAAAAGGAACATGACAAGAACAAACGAGGCATCCAAGAGAAGCCCAAATGTCTTTTAGGGCAGGCTATTTGTGGTTAATTTGATTTTTCCTTGTTATTGAAAGATAATATAAATCTGAAGCCAAGCATGCCGTTCTTTATTGGTGAATATTTCTTTCCTGATCAAGCTATCTTTCCAAGGGTTTTATCTATGTTCCATTGACAGGCAAAGTAACCTGCTAGAGTTCCTTTTGATGGCTACTTACATAACTAAAAGAACTAGAAGTTACTGCTATGAGATTCACAGTATAGTGTTAAAAAAGGAGGGGAAAATACTTCACATAAAATGATTCAAGTAATATGGAGTGAAAATAAGAAGATAATAGAAAGCCAAAGCAAGCAGAGAACCTTAGTCTTTTTTGCACATCTAATATTTGACCATGCAATGACCTCAAGTGATTAGTGAGCTCCTGCATAGGAGTTTTAATAAAGATCAGGAATGTCAAAGAAAGCTACAATTATCCTAATTGAAGATGATGATGCAGGGAGAAATATCATATGAAAAGTACCTCAACTGTTTGAGTACTGCAAGAAAAACAAACAAATACCATTAGGGATTTCAAGCATTTTTCATGAAAAATGATAATTACACAAATGATACTAGTACCTTGAACCCAGGAACTCTTGGATATTAACATCATGGTCCAGCTTCTTGAATGTCTTTCTAAGAGCCTAGAAAAAAAGGACATTAGTTTTGCAAAGTACATCGTAATGACCCTCAGTTCCTTGAATGTGACATTCTTTAGCAAAGATGGAATAATCATACTGATATACTGATTAGTGAAGAATGGTGAACACACTTACTTCAAGGCTCTCCAATTTTCTGTTACAATTAGAAAAAAGAAAGGTGCTCACCAGAGAGGCCTGTGATTTGAATGTAAGGAAGAAACAGCTATTAAAGCCATGAGATTTTCAGCTTACCTTTTTGCCCTTTCCTGTGGAGATACTTGAGCAAACCTTGCAACAACCTCCTCAATGTTGCTATTAGACAAAAACAAACTATTGGAGTAAAAGTTCTTGTTCAAATATAATACTTCAACAAAAACTAAAACATTAGTGGCAGAGGGTACCATAACCAAGAAAAATCAAAGCCAGTTTCATTAACCACCATGATTATGGATTGAGCTAAGTGTCAATGGAACAAGAGTCCAAATATGAAATCTCCTTATTCTAGAGTTTCATAAGTCAAACAACTTATAATGCTTGTTGCTGATTCACCCCAGGTAAAATTAAGAACAAAGAAATAAAAGACCAGGAAACATCAGTAGGAACTCTCTTTTTGCTGATAATCCATCCAAATCACATACCTGAAGTCCAGATCCATAATGAAAGTGTAACAGTAATGATATTGCTTAGTATAATATTATCTGTAGCCCTTGAATGGACATTGATGGGTCTTAGCACCAAAAACTAAATGATGGCCAAGGTTTCACCAGTGTGCACATTATTTTTCAATTCAATAACTGAATAAATATCTAGGACAAGGCTTGACCATTGTATACTGTTGATTTAGCTCCTAAATGTATTAAATACAAACTGCTTAATTGGCATCACCAAGAAAACTCAGCATGGACACTCTTAGAGAAAAAGGGaccaaacattatatatatatatatatatatatatacaatattatCTAAGCCACCTAAGAACAACTTGATTATCGATTCCGATCATGAACAAGCTCAAATTGGAGCATAACTTTCAGCACCTAACTAAAATGATTTGGGCAGGGCATTTTTTAAAACACCATAAATGATGAAAACACACTTTTTTCTGCAAACAAAATATTTTCATTTAACATTTAGGAAACAAACTACAATAACTTGGATAAATGGTCAAGCAAAGACAATTGGTATAAGAATCTAAACTATCTCAACCTCTTTTGTCTCATTGATTTATTCATGTGAGATACATATGCTTGTTCATAGAAGTAAGACAATTTGAGTGGCATCATTGATGGAGGTAAAAGTTCTCTTGTTCAATCAGGTGAGAAAGATGGAAGAACTCTGAAAAAAAATAACAACACGACAGCTTGGAATAGAAATTTAATGGAAACTAGCAGATCCTGTGAGAGAAAACAAGTTTGGTTGCTGTTGAAGCCCAAAACAATGTCTATTTTGTCTCATGGA from Musa acuminata AAA Group cultivar baxijiao chromosome BXJ1-3, Cavendish_Baxijiao_AAA, whole genome shotgun sequence encodes the following:
- the LOC135631010 gene encoding agamous-like MADS-box protein AGL65, producing the protein MGRVKLKIKRLENSSSRQVTYSKRKAGILKKAKELSILCDIDLVLLMFAPNGKPTICVGDRSNIEEVVARFAQVSPQERAKRKLESLEALRKTFKKLDHDVNIQEFLGSSTQTVEELTNHLRSLHGQILDVQKRLSYWTDPDKINNIDHIRAMEQSLKESLSRIQAHKENYGKQLISLECSGQFQNDMHLSSGLGCAQGASPLQWLHNNDGQQLMLPQDANLIPQRDVGCSTDTSLQNYPAYFSTGKQTDANEPVQEDSLHEFSPNACLRLQLGGQYPYQSYGQNLLSDRTFKPDAENSLQESTIDYQVNQFETPRSGYDASFQNWASTSGTCGVAIYDEQSYTQQPN
- the LOC103978945 gene encoding cellulose synthase-like protein D5, which encodes MRSQAPLSSSSSSLTLSPCFDHCFVLPFLDLEEAGRGGMMARRASSPASPVTITVSSSGGKGGGDGALRRSIGLTSPVPRHSFSNTPDSPAAAARRSSHRVSSGGGGGRYCSMAANDESQELTSEFVRYTVHIPPTPDRQAAAAAEAEEALEPESRPQRSYISGTIFTGGLNCVTRGHVIECSADGASVAKSTGMFCKMKGCDGGAFLSGSKPPCECGFMICKDCYLECAGSGGGQCPGCKEPYGTVTDDEDSASETEDRPLPLTSMAEFKAGRRLSIVKSMKGAPNQGGDFDHNRWLFETKGTYGYGNAVWPRDGNGGGGVGFKGFEEPPDFEGRCRRPLTRKKGVSQAILSPYRLLIFIRLVALGLFLTWRIRHPNHDAIWLWAMSVACEVWFAFSWLLDQLPKLCPVNRATDLSVLKERFESPSIRNPKGRSDLPGVDVFVSTADPEKEPPLVTANTILSILAVDYPVEKLACYLSDDGGSLLTFEALAETASFARIWVPFCRKHAIEPRNPEAYFGQKRDFLKNKVRLDFVRERRKVKREYDEFRVRINSLPESIRRRSDAYNAHEELRAKKKWEEVKEDVSEPTEFVKATWMSDGSHWPGTWFSTAADHSRGDHAGIIQVMLAPPNSEPVMGTAATQENNLVDTTDVDVRLPMLVYVSREKRPGYDHNKKAGAMNALVRTSAIMSNGPFILNLDCDHYIYNSLALREGMCFMLDRGGDRICYVQFPQRFEGVDPSDRYANHNLVFFDVTMRAMDGLQGPMYVGTGCIFRRTALYGFSPPRATEHHGWFGRKKTKLFLLRKPTMGKKHDREENDIVLPPIGDDDNDEGDVESALLPKRFGSSATLVASIPVAEYQGRLLQDMAGAGQGRPAGSLAVPREPLDAATVAEAISVISCFYEDKTEWGGRVGWIYGSVTEDVVTGYRMHNRGWRSIYCVTKRDAFRGTAPINLTDRLHQVLRWATGSVEIFFSQNNALFASRRMKFLQRVAYFSVGIYPFTSIFLTVYCVLPAISLFTGQFIVQSLSITFLIFLLAITLTLCLLALLEIKWSGITLHEWWRNEQFWLIGGTSAHPAAVLQGLLKVIAGVDISFTLTSKPATDDGEDALAELYMVKWSYLMVPPITIMMVNTIAIAVGIARTMYSQFPQWSKLAGGVFFSFWVLCHLYPFAKGLMGRRGKVPTIVFVWSGLISIVVSLLWVYISPPAGARRDYMSFQFP